In the genome of Excalfactoria chinensis isolate bCotChi1 chromosome 20, bCotChi1.hap2, whole genome shotgun sequence, the window AATTGAGTGTTTGGAGTGAGAGGGATTCCTGAGGTCCTTCACACCTTCTTCTCCCTCCAGCATCAAGAGGGGAATCAACTCCAATGAAGTCTTTCTGGAGGAGCTCCAGGCCCTGCTGAGGAAGGCCAACTGCAAGATGACCATCTGCTCCGAGATTGAAAGCCGCAGTGATCGCTGGATCCAGGTCAGCCCTCAATGCTTTTAATGCGTGTCTCTTCGGGGGTTACTTATGGGCTTGTGGGATGTCCTTGGGAGGGACCAGCTGTGTTACTTGGAGAAGCATGCAGATGCTAAGAGATAAGCCAATCAATCATGAGCTAAAACAGTGGGAGATACTGCTGGTAGTGGCAAACTGTACAGACAAGGCTGGGCCCAGGGACATTGCAAGAGGGACCCCaatgaaagaagaaacttgTAGGGCACTGCAAGGGGCACTATACAGGGCATTGCAAGAGGGACCCCATGGGGCACTGCAAGAGGCTCTCCAATGCAAGAAGGACCCCAAAGAAGATTGAAGAGGGACTGTATGGGACACTGCATGAACTGTGATAGGTCTGCCCCATATCTTGTTCCATTTTTACCATGTGCTTTGCCATATTGGCTCTCACACTCAGAagcctttctcctcctcctcctctttcccccAACAGGACGAGCTGGAGTTTGGCTATGTGGAAGCACCACACAAGTCCTTCCCTGTGGTCTTTGACTCGCCCAGGAACAGAGGCTTGAAAGACTTTGCTTTTAAGAAGATCCTGGTGCGTTGGGGCATTACTATCAGTTTTACCCCCCAAAATCATCCTCAAGGGCTCCCCATCACTGCTCTCCTCTGTCCCCAGGGCCCTGATTTTGGCTATGTGACCCGTGTACCTCCTGGATGTGACGCCTGCAGTCTTGACTCCTTTGGCAACCTGGATGTGAGCCCTCCAGTGACAGTGCGAGGCAAGGAGTATCCTCTGGGACGCATCCTCATTGGCAGCCCCCTGCCCTGGTGAGacaggaaagcatccaaaaGTGCTTTGCTACAAAAAATAGTTGGGCTAAATGCCACCGAAGTGTCATTCTAATTGCAAATTTCACATGCAGACCATGTTGCTGCTCCTTCTCTCCTTGTAAAACCCTATTATTATCTCCCCTCTTCCCTTTCACCCTGAACCTACAGTACCCCAAGCATCATGCCTATATTTTTAGTTTTCcctaatgaaaggaaaagcagaagaattcAGCAAAGAGTGAAATCCTGAATAACTGGgaattgttttctgctgtgcCCTTGGCACAGGGAACAACAACGTCCTGCAAAGCCCTGCACAAAGGCATCTCTTCATCTGGACAAAAGACAGTGAAGCTGAATCTTGGGGTTTCAGCCAGGACAGCAAAcggagcaggctgtgctgctccatcctTCGCTTACCCTGACGGGAAAATGGGATTTTCCCAGCCACACCAGGGCTGTAATTATCCGTTATTACAAGAAGTTATAATTAATGTtttctcagcctgctgctggctgtctAGGAAAACGTAGGGAGGGATTTAAAGcacagagggatgggatgagtTATATATCTCCATGTCTCTATGCCCCACACAATGTAGAAGTCTGGGATTAGATGTGGCCATCAGATTTGGTCAATTTATCACCTTTTCCCTTCTGAAGTGGGAATAAATACTGATGACTCCCTTCaaaattctcctttttccctgtgGGTTGAGTGTTTTGGGGTGCAATCACCCCTGCTCCTTCCTGCCTCTGCCCCCAGGGCCTCCGGCCGTCGGATGTCGAAAGTGGTCAGGGATTTCCTTTACGCCCAGAAGGTGCAGGCGCCAGTGGAGGTCTACTCAGAGTGGCTGAGCGTGGGCCATGTGGATGAGTTCCTCACCTTTGTCCCTGCATACGACAGAAAGGTAATGACCCTATGTCCATCCCCATATCCTCAGCATCACACATTGTTGCAGAAGGCCCTTTCATTTTGCAAGTcagcaataaaaaataacaagctTGGCTTATGAGGAAAAGGAAGGCTCAGCCCCATGAATGAATCACCTTCCTTTTGGGGTGGCTTCCTGGGAAGTAGTGAGTTTCTGGGTATCATTCTATATACTGTGCAACCCTTGGGACTGGTGTTGGGTATGCATGGGTTGGCACATGAAAACATCCCACTGAAATCCCAAAAAATGTGTTAATCCTGCAGGGATTCCGGCTCCTCTTGgccagccccactgcctgctTCAAGCTCTTCCAGGAGAAGCAGAGGCAGGGACACGGCGAGGCCACACAGCTTGTGGGTAAGGCAATGGGCAAGGGTGTCCCCATGTCACTGAGTGCCAGTGATGTCCCTCACCTATGTCCCCATATAGGGATGGTGGGCAGCGAGCGGAGGAGCATTGATGACATCTTGGCAGACGAAGGGCTGAGGAATGACAACAAACATGTGCAGGTGGGCTGCAAAGGGGCTGAGCACACTTAGGTGCTATCTGGAAACAGGATGTCATCCCAATGGTGTGGAACCAAAGGTTGCTTAGATGACTTCATGAGGTTGCTCAAAAAGGATTCAGTGGGGGACATGGGGTGTATATGGCTTCCTGCATGGGATTTGGGGTGGTGAGACGGGTCCTACTCTGAACAGCGCTGCATTGATTGGAACCGCGACCTGCTCAAGCGTGAGCTGGGACTGAGTGAACAGGACATCATCGACATCCCCCAGCTCTTCATCCTGAGGGGTTCCCGTGCAGAAGCCCTCTTTCCAGACATGGTGAGACCACCACCTCACTCTTCCTCACCATCTCCCCTCCACGCTCTGTTTGTTCACCAGTTGGGTGAAAAAACAACTTTTGGTCCATCTCCAGGTGAACATGCTGGTGCTGGGCAGACACCTGGGCATTCCCAAACCCTTCGGGCCGCAGGTGGCCgggcagtgctgcctggaggAGCGGGTGcgggcactgctgcagcccctggggCTCTCCTGCACCTTCATCAATGACTTCTTTTCCTACCATGTCCTTTCTGGAGATGTGCACTGCGGCACCAATGTTCGCCGTAAGCCCTTGGCTGTCAAATGGTGGCATGTGGTGCCCTGAGCTGCCCAGGAAGGGTCTCTGGTCCTTCCCAATGGGGGATTTGGAGCATCTCAAAATAAAGTGTTTTGTCAATATGAGCACTGAGGGTACAGTTTTTCCTTGTGCTTCATCCTGTCACTGGGTTGGAATACTGTAGGAGACATTTTTCTTAtggatgccatctccaagcaactggaagaggaaaaggttgtcaggagtagtcagcatggatcCACCAAACAGAAGTTATGCTTGACCAACTTGATAGCCTCCTATGATATCATCACTGGCTGTGTAGATGGGAGGAGAGCAGTGGACGCTGTTTACCTTGACTTAGCGAGGCGTTTGACACCATCTCTCACAACATCCTTGTTATGAAACTTAGAAAACGTGGAAtggctggcagagctcagagagtGACCATCAGTGGTGCAGAGTCAGGTGGCAGGTCTGTGACTAGCAATATTCCCTGTTCAACATCATTATCAACaacctggatgaagggatagagttCACCCTCAACAAGCTGACTGGTGTTACAAagccaggaggagcagctgacacacctgaaggctgaaGGCTGCCATTCAACAGGACCTGGGcagactggagagttgggcagggaggaacctgatgagatTTAACAAGTGTGGAGacttgcacctggggaggaataaccactGTAGCAAAAATGCTAAGccagggcctgaagcagtgatggagcacctggtaggaaggcaggaacaatccaggggagctcaggtgcatgcaatgtactgagtgactggaagggatggagccaggatcctccctttcccagacctcatttaatgGTTGGCAGTGGAAGTAAGGGGTTTCTGCTGGAGATCCTTGTGTACCTGAGGCCTCCTAAGGGTAAGcagttttttattattattattttctacatctgctgcatttgggattgttctcatttgctgtagctgaAGACTTTGCTGCCCCACTGTTATTGTGGTACTTTTCATCCCATTATAGCATTacaactgcatgcatcagtacaggctgggagctgacctgctggggaggagctctgcaaagaaaaacctgggggttctggtggacaaCAAGATGGtgatgagccagcagtgagtcACTGTGACCAAGAAAGGTAATGTTACCCTGGGGTGCGCTGCACAGAGCATGGCCAGTAAGTAAGGGAGTTTATGTTCCCcctctgttctgttctgccCTGGTGAGTCTACATTGAGATTATTATGTCCAGTTCTGGcctccccagttcaaaaaagacagagcTCTcctagagagagtccagcagagggtcACAAAGGTGACAAAGGGCCTGGAGACCTCCggtatgaggagaggctgagtaacctgggtctgttcagcttggagaaaagagggctgagaggggacctgataATGTtgataaatatctgaagggagatgggaggcaaatgggtaaggccaggctcttcttagTGGTGCAAAATGAAAGGgcaaggagtaatggcctaaaaccTGAGCATAGGGAGTTCTGTACTAACTTGTAGAAGAGCTTCTTTATGGGAAGGGTGGCAGAGCACTGACCAGGTTCCTCAGGGTGGCTGTGGAGgctccttctatggagatattcaaaacttaTCTGTGCCACCAGTTCTAGGGAGCTGCTTTATTAGGACTCAATGATCTCGAGGTCCTTTCCATctcctgtgcttctgtgatGAGCGTGGGGAGGAGCACAGTAGGAAATAACACCCTGGCATGGCACCAGCTCAGCTCCAGTGTCTGCTGCATAATTTACGGTGAGAGTTTCTCCTTGGTGACAATGCTGCTTTGTTATATcggggttaaaaaaaaaaaaaaaaaagaaaaaaagcagcaacaacaaaaaagcaccaCTCAGGGAAACCGGTGTTCGGGTGAAAAATCAGCCCTGATTCACACTCCGTGGTCAGGAAGCTCAGCGGTGCGCACCAGCTGGGTGGGATCAGGCTGCGTTaatcccctccctgctgccagcctttATAATCCCCTCGTGCCGTCCCTGCCGGCACTCAGGGGTGTGTGGTGGGATGGCCCAGCAGCGTCGCATTCAGCTCAGCACCCAGCGGCCCATCAGCACCGTCTGTGTGCTGGGCACTGAGCTGTCCTTGGACATCCAGGGGTAAGCAATGGGGAGTCCAAAAGTCTGCTTTGGGGTTgcattatttcctcttttctcctgcGGGAAGTAAAGCTGGGTTAAGCGAGAAGAGGGTAAAAATAGAGGTACATGGGTTGAGCTGGGGAAAGACAGTGCTAATGCATTCAGGTGGGCTTCCCAAGGGGGTTCAGCATCCAAGAGAATGGGATTGCTTCTGTTGGGATTTTCAGCAAGCACAAGAAAGGTATTTCTTCTCCCATTCCTGCTGGAATTTTAGTATTGAAAATGAAGATATTGCTCCTTTTGCTCCCTGGGGCTTTCAGCACCTGCTATGGGATGGCAGCACTACTCAGTGCTCAGAATGAATGGAGAAGTTTGCAGCCTCCATAGAGAAACAGATTTTGGGTGCAAAATCCCAAAGCCAGATGCAGTCTCCATCCAGGCTCCAGAACTCCACACcaggggctgctgtgctgtcccagcaagaaatagaaatatttccttgtgTGGGTGAATACAGAGTTAACCATGGGGGCATAGCTTGCTGGGGCGTTCCCTGCAGTCATGCATTTGTTTGGCCACAGCCTGGTTTACGGCaacaagttttgctttttcttccattttccttaaAGCTTCAGCTTGCTTTAGTTTTGCTTCTTCGGGTTACTTTGTGCTGCCCCAAACACACCCACTGCCCCGTGGATGACAGAAGCATCGCAGCACCCAGGGTTGGGTTTCTCCCCTGCTTGCAGGAGTTCCTGCCCTAGCAGTGCCCTCTtgcactgagcactgcatgctgcagccTGCCCATTGCCTGCTGGTGCTTCCTCCATCCCCATTTGCTTCCTGCACCCACTGTGGTTTTTCTGTGCTCCGAAGGGGATGCATTTGTTTCTATGGGGTGAAATGTAAATGACTGGGAGGCCTCATGCCATAAGAAAAGAGCTCGGGGGCTTTGATATAGTTTAATAGTGCAAAATTTCTTGGGCTTGAATAATGTGGAGTTGGGGACGTTTTGCAAGACTTGTTGCAAGTTTGTTGCACATTGCAGGCTTTATTTCACTTTGCAGGAGTTATTGTGGTTGCATTTTGTAGAATTTGTTGCCATTTGTTGCAACTGATCATGGCAGGATTTGTCACAATCAAATGCTGTAGTTTTTTTTTAGGTTGAACATTGCAGTTACAGTTACAGATTCATTACAATTGAACACTGTAGGACTTCTTGAGGTTGAATGCTGTTGGGCTTATTGCATTTTGTGGGATTTGCTGCATACTGCAGGATTTGTTGCAATTGTACATTGCTGGACTTGCACCACTGCAGCGGTGCCCCAGCAGCTGTGTTCCCCCAGGTCAGCACCCAAGGATGCCGTCGCCTTCCACGTGCAGGGCACACCAGGTGTGAAAGTCTATGTGGTGCATGAGACACAGAGCGTGAAGCTGCCCTCCAGTGTCACCCGCTGGCCCTTGGCTGCTGGCACTGAGGTGCTGCTCACCATGGAGGCAGTCAGCAAGGACGTCGGGGATGAGAAGGTGGGTgacagcagcccagcagcacccagtcCCTCACTGGGTGATACTGAACTGGTTGGCTGTGACATCACAGGTCAGGATTTCCTATTTTGGTGAAGCCAGTGCGGTGCCGGTGGGCAGAGCCATGCTGTATCTCACCTGCGTGGGTAAGTGACAATATCTGGTCCCCCAAAGTGGTGTCTCCATGCCACCTCTCCACTGAGCACCTGTTGTCTCTGCAGAAGTCTCACTGGACGCTGACACTGGTCGCAGTGGGTCGGTCAGTAGGACGCTGGTGGACAAGGTAATGTAGTGAAAACAACAGACCCCAACCCCATGGGTGGCCCCAGTGATGGCCCCAACTCTGACTGTCTGTCCCCAGGCCACGTGGACGTGGGGTCCTGATGGGCATGGTGCCATTCTGCTGGTCAACTGTGACCGAGATGACCCCAAAAACCATTTGATGGGTGACAGCAGCGAACCCCAGAGCCAGCTGACAGACAGTCGTGACACCATCGTGCGCTCCTACGAAGGTACGGTCAGCTCCTTTTTgctgcatttcctctttttgGTGACTTCCTCCCCAATTTATCCTCACTGTCACCCCAGACCTGAAGGACATGTCACAAATGGTTCTGCGGACCCGTGGACCACGCACCATCTTCACCAGCCATGGCCTTGTCCTACACGTGGGTTTCAGTGATGCTGATAAAGTCGGCGTGTTCTACGGAGGCAGTGAGTGTGGGATGACCCCTCTATGGGCCCCcctatgaatcacagaatccttagagtcggaagggacctctaaaggtcatctattccaacccccctgcaatgaacagagacaccacagctggatcaggttgccAGGGCATTACCCATCCTCACCTTGGAagtccccagggatggggcatcaaccacaacaCTAGctaacctgttccagtgcctcaccactcgCACTGGAAAAGCCTTTTTCCTCATATCTAACCCAAACCTACCCTCCCttagcttgaagccatttccccttcttctgttgccacagaccctgctaaagagtctgtccccttctttcctgtagcttccctttagatactgaaaggctgctatcaggtcacctcacagccttctccaggctgaagagccccagctctctcagcctgtcctcataggagaggtgttccatcccacGGATCATTAATGATGGTGGGCAAAACAAGAGCGGACACCTCCAGAATCCCAAATGCATCCCATGAGTTTGCTTTGTTCCCAGTGGTTCAGTGGTGCACCCGATGGTAGTGGTGTGCTGCTGTGTCCTGGTGTGTGCATGATGCAACACTAAGCTGCTCCTTTTGCAAGGAGCTGAGAAATGGAGGTGGAATGCTACAGTGCAAGGTGGGTGCTGCTTGTGTCCACAGACAGCATCGCACTGGAGGAGTACAGGCATGTGCTGGGGGGAGAGAAGCTTGCCTATGCTGTGAAGCCCAGCCAGCACCAGGAGGAAAGCATCTTCTATGTGGAGGGGCTCGCCTTCCCTAACGCCGGCTTTTCAGGGCTGATTGCGTTCCATGTCACGCTGCTGGAGAGCCCTGAGAAGGTGATGCCCTAAATCGCACAGGTTTTATCTACAGATGGGGTGAGCAATGTCTCAATCCCTCTCCCCCCTTTCAGGGCTTGCTGGAGACGCCAGTTTTCACTGACACGGTGGTGTTCCGTGTGGCTCCATGGATCATGACACCCAACACGCTGGCACCACTGGAGGTCTTTGtgtgcaggtgggtgctgggggggttGGTGGCTGCATCCCTCCAGGCTCGGCTGCATCCCTGTGCCTCCCTGGTTTTATTTCCCAGTGTGGAGGACAATGAGGACTTTGTGGCGGCTGTCAGCGCGCTGGCTGAGGAAGCCAAGTGCCCAGTGACCATCTGCCCACTGCCCGAGAACAACAACGACCGCTGGATCCAGGTGGGTGATGTGGGGTTGGGGCCCTCGGGCTGTGGCTCCACGGcacttccttttccctctgctccctctgcaGGATGAAGTGGAGTTTGGCTACGTGCAAGCACCCCATAAAATGTTCCCAGTGGTCTTCGACTCACCCCGTGACCGAGGCCTGAAGGACTTCCCTGTCAGGAGCATCCTGGTACCTAACTAGAGTCCTTCAACCCCTGGAGTTGGGTTTCCTGGTGCTAGTGAGGAGTGGTGTGTGCTGTGGCAGTCTGCAAAACGAtaaggaaaagaatgagaatgaataaaaataagagtgGGGGTAAGAGTGGGAATAAGAATGAGAATACGAGTAAGAATAGGAGTAGTAATAAGAGAaggaatgggaatgggaataAGAGTAGGAATAGGAATgaaaaaaggaatagaaatgaGAATAGGAATAGGAGTGGGAACAGGAATAGGTGTATGAGAAGGAGTAAGAGTACTGTTAAGAATCAGGAAAGGAATAAGAACAAGGATAAGAATCCTTGGATAAGGATAAGGGCAGTGGATGAATGATGGGCCTCAGCAGGtcaggctgatggttggacgTGATGATCCTGAAGGTCTCATTCCAAATGTGTTTGATTCTCTGAATCCACAATAGGGTAAATTAACTAGT includes:
- the LOC140261187 gene encoding protein-arginine deiminase type-3-like, producing the protein MAQQRRIQLSTQRPISTVCVLGTELSLDIQGSAPKDAVAFHVQGTPGVKVYVVHETQSVKLPSSVTRWPLAAGTEVLLTMEAVSKDVGDEKVRISYFGEASAVPVGRAMLYLTCVEVSLDADTGRSGSVSRTLVDKATWTWGPDGHGAILLVNCDRDDPKNHLMGDSSEPQSQLTDSRDTIVRSYEDLKDMSQMVLRTRGPRTIFTSHGLVLHVGFSDADKVGVFYGGNSIALEEYRHVLGGEKLAYAVKPSQHQEESIFYVEGLAFPNAGFSGLIAFHVTLLESPEKGLLETPVFTDTVVFRVAPWIMTPNTLAPLEVFVCSVEDNEDFVAAVSALAEEAKCPVTICPLPENNNDRWIQDEVEFGYVQAPHKMFPVVFDSPRDRGLKDFPVRSILGPDFGYVAQETSENISSLDSFGNLEVSPPVTVHSKEYPLGRILIGSSFPRLGGRRMAKAVRNFLAAQRVQAPVELFSDWLLVGHVDEFLSFIPAPDRKGFRLLLASPSACYQLFREKQEMGYGEATMFQGLNGVPQPSINEILGNEALHEFNDYVQSCISWNRDILKRELGLVEQDIIDIPQLFQAYAQNRAVAYFPDMVNMLVLGRHLGIPKPFGPQVDGQCCLEERVRALLQPLGLSCTFINDYFSYHKLAGEVHCGTNVRRKPFAFKWWRMVP
- the LOC140261315 gene encoding protein-arginine deiminase type-1-like; the encoded protein is MSQRQVVQMSTSHASYAVCVLGTEVFLDTHRSTPKGATSFDVHATSAVTVHIIHSPVTKPMLNSRWPLDPDIEVVVTIGVTSKTVNDNKVKISYYGREENEISVAWLYLTCVDISLDVDVSRNGRVRSKGKDKAKWTWGPDGQGAVLLVNCDKDSPGTVGTDSSQVDICTPADLQDMSVMLLRIQGPSSVFADYQLVLHVSESDADKVRVFHAVRSDSHPQYKPVLGPGMLSCTLDCVGSGENTFYVEGLAFPDAGFSGLVSISVSLLEYSPGTPIFTDTVVFRMAPWIMTPNTQQPLEVFVCSIKRGINSNEVFLEELQALLRKANCKMTICSEIESRSDRWIQDELEFGYVEAPHKSFPVVFDSPRNRGLKDFAFKKILGPDFGYVTRVPPGCDACSLDSFGNLDVSPPVTVRGKEYPLGRILIGSPLPWASGRRMSKVVRDFLYAQKVQAPVEVYSEWLSVGHVDEFLTFVPAYDRKGFRLLLASPTACFKLFQEKQRQGHGEATQLVGMVGSERRSIDDILADEGLRNDNKHVQRCIDWNRDLLKRELGLSEQDIIDIPQLFILRGSRAEALFPDMVNMLVLGRHLGIPKPFGPQVAGQCCLEERVRALLQPLGLSCTFINDFFSYHVLSGDVHCGTNVRRKPLAVKWWHVVP